One window of Sulfurospirillum sp. 1612 genomic DNA carries:
- a CDS encoding GGDEF domain-containing protein, with product MRGNKKILAIFAGILLSFSLLIIAIVVVSFKSYVQKREFVQAKIVASMVEGGLTAHMNAGVMSQRQLFLENAKKSADALDIWIFRTDKVVQEFGKGFPNETVRDAIDKTMIKTKKIQEVIHDDLLNPTLRITIPYIATAHSHPDCLSCHTNAKEGDVLGGISMVFSLQQARYNSIMTILRIFGISILFIILFIFVTSKLLKPYVGSLIYIKESLEKANKGDYSTRIKLMGDNESTEAFKWLNTLLEKLQEMVGSIDKNIALFVSDRRQTFQDPLEKSKFIIEDIAMLYRFKKVIEQDISKQIIYQRLVKFFKEHLKIENLSFYEVDIKKDTRTLIYEDITEDFCHASINTSVNCRAFRTNSIVASDDFESVCQACKLKRDYLCINYPIDENISLVINIKPKDSDALFQSKKAIGYIKNYLESARPVLQSKILTEILQKSNMIDGLTGLHNRKYLDIFMETRVLEYKSYAIAMLDIDYFKKVNDSYGHDAGDRVLRGLSEIFKKTIKKEDVAFRFGGEEFLIFMPTSKDAYETIKKIKDMFEKTIFEMGETSLNKTLSAGISYYKEDAPSAWQVIKNADIALYDAKHSGRNKIVLFKDIKEKDQ from the coding sequence ATGCGGGGAAACAAAAAAATATTAGCTATTTTTGCGGGCATTTTGCTCTCTTTTTCTTTATTAATTATTGCTATTGTTGTGGTGAGTTTTAAAAGCTATGTCCAAAAACGAGAATTTGTGCAAGCCAAGATTGTCGCCTCTATGGTTGAGGGTGGATTAACCGCGCATATGAATGCGGGTGTCATGAGCCAGCGTCAACTTTTCTTGGAAAATGCGAAAAAATCCGCAGATGCTCTTGATATTTGGATTTTTAGAACGGACAAAGTCGTCCAGGAATTTGGCAAAGGCTTTCCCAATGAAACAGTGAGAGATGCCATAGACAAAACAATGATAAAAACCAAAAAAATTCAAGAAGTGATTCATGATGATCTTCTAAATCCAACCCTTCGGATCACCATCCCCTATATTGCAACAGCGCATTCTCATCCTGATTGTCTCAGTTGTCATACCAATGCAAAAGAGGGCGATGTACTAGGGGGTATTAGTATGGTATTTAGCCTGCAACAAGCCCGATATAATAGTATCATGACGATTTTGCGTATTTTTGGTATTTCGATTCTCTTTATCATACTGTTTATTTTTGTGACGAGTAAACTGCTGAAACCTTATGTGGGAAGTTTAATCTATATCAAAGAATCCTTGGAAAAAGCCAACAAAGGTGATTACTCAACACGTATCAAACTCATGGGAGATAATGAATCCACAGAAGCGTTCAAATGGCTCAATACCCTTCTTGAAAAGCTGCAAGAGATGGTCGGCTCGATTGATAAAAATATCGCACTTTTTGTCTCTGATCGTCGGCAAACCTTTCAAGACCCCCTAGAAAAATCAAAATTTATCATCGAAGATATCGCGATGTTGTACCGGTTTAAAAAAGTCATCGAACAAGATATTTCCAAGCAAATCATTTACCAAAGATTGGTGAAATTTTTCAAAGAACACCTCAAGATTGAAAATTTGTCATTTTATGAAGTGGATATCAAAAAAGATACACGCACTTTGATATACGAAGACATTACAGAGGATTTTTGTCACGCCTCAATCAATACCAGTGTCAATTGCAGAGCTTTTCGAACCAACTCGATTGTGGCGAGTGATGATTTTGAATCGGTATGTCAAGCGTGCAAATTGAAGCGAGATTATCTGTGTATTAACTATCCGATTGATGAAAATATCTCATTGGTTATCAATATCAAACCCAAAGATAGCGACGCTCTGTTTCAAAGCAAAAAAGCCATCGGCTATATCAAAAATTATCTTGAATCGGCCAGACCGGTTTTACAAAGCAAGATATTGACGGAAATCTTACAAAAATCCAATATGATTGATGGTTTGACAGGATTACACAACCGAAAATATCTGGATATTTTCATGGAAACGCGTGTCTTAGAGTATAAATCTTATGCGATTGCCATGCTGGATATTGATTATTTTAAAAAGGTCAATGACTCTTATGGTCATGATGCCGGAGATCGTGTGCTTAGAGGACTTTCTGAAATATTTAAAAAGACAATCAAGAAAGAAGATGTAGCGTTTCGCTTTGGTGGAGAAGAGTTTCTGATTTTTATGCCTACGAGTAAAGATGCTTATGAAACAATCAAAAAGATCAAAGACATGTTTGAAAAAACTATTTTTGAGATGGGAGAGACGAGTCTCAATAAAACATTGAGTGCGGGAATATCGTATTACAAAGAAGATGCTCCAAGTGCGTGGCAAGTGATCAAAAATGCTGATATTGCTTTGTATGATGCCAAACATAGCGGTAGGAATAAAATCGTTTTGTTTAAGGACATCAAGGAAAAGGATCAATAA
- a CDS encoding undecaprenyl-diphosphate phosphatase: MDILQSAILGIIEGFTEFLPISSTAHMIVASQALGLAQNTYTKAFEIIIQLAAILAVVLVYREKFSPKKIELWKRIIVAYLPIAIIGFIFRHQIKDLFSTNIVAIMFIIGGIVFLIVEKFYQEKKHHVQNVETLTYKQSLLIGLAQIFALIPGTSRAGATIIGGMLVGLNRKISAEFSFLLAFPVMITVSGYEFLKHYREFSNENILTLSIGFVVSFIVAYLTIKLFLSFLERFTFVSFGIYRIIFGIILLYIGAA; this comes from the coding sequence GTGGATATCTTACAATCTGCCATCTTGGGTATTATCGAAGGGTTCACAGAATTTTTGCCAATCTCTTCGACAGCGCATATGATTGTGGCGAGTCAAGCCTTGGGATTGGCTCAAAACACTTACACTAAAGCCTTTGAAATCATCATTCAATTGGCTGCAATTTTAGCGGTCGTCTTGGTTTATAGAGAAAAATTTAGCCCCAAAAAGATTGAACTGTGGAAGCGTATCATCGTCGCATATTTACCGATTGCCATCATTGGCTTTATTTTCAGACACCAGATTAAAGATCTCTTTTCTACCAATATCGTCGCGATTATGTTCATCATCGGGGGAATTGTATTTTTGATTGTGGAAAAATTTTACCAAGAAAAAAAGCATCATGTTCAAAATGTAGAAACACTCACCTATAAACAATCGCTACTCATTGGTCTGGCACAAATCTTTGCACTCATCCCCGGCACCAGTCGTGCTGGTGCTACGATTATCGGAGGCATGCTGGTTGGTCTCAATCGAAAAATCAGTGCAGAATTTAGTTTTTTATTGGCTTTTCCGGTAATGATAACAGTCAGTGGCTATGAATTTTTGAAACATTATCGTGAATTTTCAAACGAAAATATCCTGACCCTTAGCATCGGATTTGTCGTCTCTTTTATCGTCGCCTATCTCACGATCAAGCTCTTTTTATCATTTTTAGAGCGCTTTACCTTCGTGAGTTTTGGGATTTATAGAATCATATTTGGCATCATACTCCTTTACATCGGAGCAGCATAG
- a CDS encoding valine--tRNA ligase: MSEKSTVYNPKNIEDAYYKIWEERGYFEIDGNEEIQEKDKKFCIMMPPPNVTGSLHIGHALTFTLQDIITRYKRMDGYKTLWQPGTDHAGIATQNVVEKQLLAQGITKDEIGREAFLKKVWEWKEFSGGEIVHQMRKLGISPAWSRERFTMDEGLKNAVKKSFVNLYNEGMIVRGNYMVNWCTHDGALSDIEVEYEQNQGKLYHLKYFLKDSQEYLVVATTRPETYFGDTAVMVHPDDERYRSLVGKKVILPLVGREIEIITDTHVDMEFGTGCVKVTPAHDLNDYEVGKRHDLKFITIFNDKGILNEYCGEFEGLERLEARDLIVKKLEESGFIDKIEDYENQVGHCYRCHNVVEPYISKQWFVKKEIADGTIKKVNEHLAEFYPAHWINSFNAWMKDLRDWCISRQLWWGHRIPVFYCKDCGYEWASEKDTQLVCPVCESKNIYQDPDVLDTWFSSGLWPFSTLGWGNGKALKGEKWFEEDMETFYPNTLLITGFDILFFWVARMMFQGEHAFKELPFKDIYLHALVKDEHGQKMSKSKGNVINPLDTIEEYSADTLRFTLAILAVQGRDIKLSGEKLEQIRNFTNKLYNASRFLLMNESKFEDLENIEIKTPLGKYMNSRLAIATKETREYFDSYRFNDAATVLYRFLWGEFCDWGIELSKADKSSIKELGSIFKEAMKLIHPLTPFISEFLYHELSGTVLEDEKSIMIKSYPKATSRDYDTEKTFELVIEAIISIRRAKANIEMGNKKIANASIKLDNPEILRHALPYIKLLAKVENITLVNEKIPNSASDISDNLEIYIPLADIDLGPIIERLNNQKSKLEMEIMKLEKMLGNEKFIANAPKAVVEQNQTALSEAKNKYEKVQQELEAIA, from the coding sequence ATGAGTGAAAAAAGCACGGTTTATAATCCAAAAAATATCGAAGACGCCTATTATAAAATATGGGAAGAACGGGGATATTTCGAGATTGATGGCAATGAAGAAATTCAAGAAAAAGATAAAAAATTCTGTATCATGATGCCCCCTCCAAATGTCACGGGAAGCCTACATATCGGACACGCACTAACCTTTACATTGCAAGACATTATCACCAGATACAAACGAATGGATGGGTATAAGACACTGTGGCAACCTGGCACCGATCATGCGGGTATTGCGACACAAAATGTCGTCGAAAAACAACTTTTGGCTCAGGGGATTACCAAAGATGAAATCGGCCGCGAAGCCTTTTTGAAAAAAGTATGGGAATGGAAAGAATTCAGCGGCGGAGAAATCGTCCATCAAATGCGAAAACTCGGTATCTCACCAGCTTGGAGCCGTGAGCGATTTACGATGGATGAAGGATTGAAAAATGCGGTTAAAAAATCCTTTGTTAATCTTTATAATGAGGGGATGATTGTCCGTGGCAATTACATGGTCAACTGGTGTACCCACGATGGCGCCCTCAGCGACATTGAAGTCGAATACGAACAAAACCAAGGCAAACTCTACCACCTCAAATATTTTCTAAAAGACTCCCAAGAGTACCTCGTAGTAGCAACAACGCGACCGGAAACCTACTTTGGCGATACGGCGGTGATGGTACATCCTGATGATGAGCGCTACCGCTCTTTGGTTGGCAAAAAAGTCATATTACCACTCGTTGGCAGAGAAATCGAGATTATTACTGATACCCATGTCGATATGGAATTTGGAACCGGTTGCGTTAAGGTCACTCCCGCTCATGATCTCAACGACTACGAAGTCGGAAAGCGTCATGATCTTAAATTTATCACCATCTTTAACGATAAAGGAATTTTAAATGAATATTGTGGTGAATTTGAAGGTTTAGAGCGATTAGAAGCACGTGATTTGATTGTCAAAAAATTAGAAGAATCTGGTTTTATAGACAAAATTGAAGATTATGAAAATCAAGTCGGACACTGTTATCGCTGCCATAATGTCGTGGAGCCTTATATCTCCAAACAATGGTTTGTCAAAAAAGAGATTGCCGATGGCACCATCAAAAAAGTCAACGAACACTTAGCTGAATTTTATCCCGCACACTGGATTAACTCTTTTAATGCTTGGATGAAAGACCTCAGAGATTGGTGTATTTCACGCCAGCTATGGTGGGGACATCGTATCCCGGTTTTTTATTGTAAAGATTGTGGCTATGAATGGGCGAGTGAAAAAGATACCCAATTGGTATGTCCGGTATGTGAGAGTAAAAATATCTATCAAGACCCTGATGTTTTAGATACTTGGTTTAGTTCTGGTTTGTGGCCTTTTTCAACACTAGGCTGGGGCAATGGAAAAGCCCTTAAAGGTGAAAAATGGTTTGAAGAGGACATGGAAACATTTTATCCCAATACCCTACTCATCACGGGTTTTGATATCCTCTTTTTCTGGGTCGCAAGGATGATGTTCCAAGGAGAACATGCCTTTAAAGAATTGCCATTTAAAGATATCTATTTGCATGCACTTGTCAAAGATGAACACGGCCAAAAGATGAGTAAATCCAAAGGCAATGTCATCAATCCGCTTGACACCATCGAAGAATACAGCGCGGATACGCTTCGATTTACTTTGGCGATTTTAGCCGTACAAGGCAGAGACATCAAACTCAGTGGCGAGAAATTAGAACAGATTCGAAATTTCACCAATAAACTCTACAATGCCTCACGATTTCTTTTGATGAACGAAAGTAAATTTGAAGACCTTGAGAATATTGAGATTAAAACACCGCTAGGCAAATATATGAACAGTCGCCTGGCTATCGCGACAAAAGAGACACGAGAGTATTTTGACTCGTATCGATTCAACGATGCCGCAACCGTACTGTATCGATTTTTGTGGGGTGAATTCTGCGATTGGGGCATCGAGCTGAGCAAAGCGGATAAATCCAGTATCAAAGAGTTAGGAAGCATCTTTAAAGAGGCGATGAAACTCATCCATCCGCTGACTCCATTCATCTCAGAATTTTTATATCATGAGCTCTCCGGTACCGTATTGGAAGATGAAAAATCTATCATGATAAAATCCTATCCAAAAGCGACATCTCGCGATTATGATACGGAGAAGACGTTTGAATTAGTAATCGAAGCTATTATCAGTATCCGAAGGGCCAAAGCCAATATTGAGATGGGTAACAAAAAAATTGCCAATGCTTCTATCAAACTTGATAATCCAGAGATTTTACGCCATGCCTTGCCGTATATCAAACTCTTGGCAAAAGTCGAAAATATCACACTTGTCAATGAAAAAATACCAAATAGTGCCAGTGATATCAGCGATAATTTAGAGATTTATATCCCACTTGCAGATATCGATTTAGGACCGATTATCGAGCGCTTAAACAACCAAAAAAGTAAACTTGAGATGGAGATCATGAAGCTTGAAAAAATGCTAGGCAATGAAAAATTTATCGCCAATGCACCCAAAGCCGTCGTAGAACAAAACCAAACCGCGCTCAGCGAAGCAAAAAACAAATATGAAAAAGTGCAACAAGAATTAGAGGCGATTGCGTAG
- a CDS encoding MFS transporter, which translates to MKKFDRGEVLTISFSHFAHDMYSAFLAPMLPFLISKLGISLSEASFFDIARRLPTLLNPFFGLMAEKSSVKYIVIFTPSITAISMSLLGFANSYVLALILLFVAGLSAALYHIPSPVIIKEASGNRVGTGMSFFMVGGEGARTVGPLLITGAISMWGLEGTYKLVPFGLFASLLLFYKLRNFHLDTSLRKPREKGDAKIFLVRYSPFFTAMGGFLLFQSAMKTVLVLYLPVYLMHHGADIWRSGISLSVLEFFGVAGTLFAGSYSDKIGRFNMLMISTIVSAVFMVLFVLFHTLLLFPILAVLGFFLFASGPVLMASVQDLNSHMPTFANSIYMSVNFGVSSVIVFLVGLSGDHLGLDLTYEITAAMAFACIPFVLMLKRTMSKEE; encoded by the coding sequence TTGAAAAAATTTGATAGAGGTGAAGTCCTTACGATATCGTTTAGTCACTTTGCGCATGATATGTATTCTGCTTTTTTAGCGCCGATGTTGCCATTTTTGATATCCAAATTGGGTATCAGTCTCTCAGAAGCATCGTTTTTTGATATAGCCAGACGGTTGCCGACACTGTTGAATCCGTTTTTCGGTTTGATGGCTGAGAAGAGCAGCGTCAAATACATTGTGATTTTTACACCCTCCATTACGGCAATTTCGATGAGTCTGCTTGGATTTGCAAACTCCTATGTCTTAGCATTGATTTTACTCTTTGTCGCAGGTTTGAGTGCGGCACTGTATCACATCCCATCTCCGGTCATCATCAAAGAGGCATCGGGCAATCGGGTCGGTACGGGTATGAGTTTTTTCATGGTGGGAGGCGAGGGTGCCCGTACGGTAGGGCCGTTGTTGATTACCGGAGCGATTTCGATGTGGGGATTGGAAGGTACGTATAAGCTGGTGCCTTTTGGATTGTTCGCGTCCTTATTATTGTTTTACAAACTCCGAAATTTTCATCTAGATACGTCATTGAGAAAACCTAGAGAAAAAGGTGATGCCAAAATTTTTCTTGTGAGATATTCTCCTTTTTTCACCGCCATGGGTGGATTTTTGCTGTTTCAATCTGCGATGAAAACGGTTTTGGTTCTGTATTTGCCTGTTTATTTGATGCACCATGGTGCTGATATTTGGCGTTCTGGTATTTCCCTGTCGGTGCTGGAGTTTTTTGGTGTGGCGGGAACTTTATTTGCAGGTTCTTATTCGGATAAAATAGGACGATTTAATATGCTCATGATATCGACTATTGTATCGGCAGTTTTTATGGTATTATTTGTCTTGTTTCATACACTATTACTGTTTCCGATATTGGCAGTTCTTGGATTTTTTCTTTTTGCATCAGGCCCGGTTTTGATGGCGAGTGTGCAAGATCTCAATTCCCATATGCCGACATTTGCAAACAGTATTTATATGAGCGTGAATTTTGGAGTCAGTTCTGTTATCGTGTTTTTGGTGGGACTTTCAGGTGACCATCTAGGCTTGGACTTAACGTATGAGATAACCGCCGCCATGGCATTTGCATGTATCCCTTTTGTATTGATGTTAAAAAGAACTATGAGTAAGGAAGAATAA
- the mog gene encoding molybdopterin adenylyltransferase, whose amino-acid sequence MNEIKIGILTVSDRASAGVYEDLSGQAIISTLKEYISSDWSEVYAVIPDEKELIEETLKDMVDVEECCLVVTTGGTGPAIRDVTPEATEAVCDKMMPGFGELMRQVSLQYVPTAILSRQEAGIRGKALIINLPGKPKSIRECLDAVFPAVPYCIDLLEGPFIECDETVIKPFRPKSK is encoded by the coding sequence ATGAATGAGATAAAAATAGGTATTTTAACCGTGTCAGATAGAGCCAGTGCGGGAGTTTATGAAGACCTCTCTGGTCAAGCGATTATTAGCACGTTGAAAGAGTATATTAGCAGTGATTGGTCTGAAGTTTATGCGGTGATTCCTGATGAAAAAGAGTTGATCGAAGAGACACTCAAAGATATGGTTGATGTTGAAGAGTGTTGTTTGGTAGTAACCACCGGAGGTACCGGACCTGCTATTAGAGATGTGACGCCCGAAGCGACAGAGGCAGTGTGTGATAAGATGATGCCAGGCTTTGGTGAATTGATGCGTCAAGTGAGTTTGCAATATGTCCCCACTGCCATATTATCACGACAAGAAGCCGGCATCAGAGGCAAAGCATTGATTATTAATTTGCCAGGTAAACCAAAATCCATCCGTGAGTGTTTGGATGCGGTATTTCCTGCTGTGCCTTATTGTATTGACCTTCTTGAGGGACCTTTTATTGAGTGTGATGAAACCGTCATCAAACCATTTCGTCCTAAAAGTAAATAA